Genomic segment of Thiomonas sp. FB-Cd:
CCTGCCCATTCGTCATGGACTCTCCTGCCACTAGCCGATGAATCGGCTGTCGTGGCGGTTTGGAGCGTCAAAGACTTCGACTTGCCCCGTTGCGGGGACAGAGATTTCGGTCTCGCCGCCACGCCCGTTCCAGGCGTGTCCCGAAAAGAGATTTGCTGCGCTGCGTGCGCGTCGATGAGAGCCGCCAACGCGCTGCTGCGGTCCCGCGGCATGACGTGCTCCCAGTGCGGGCAGATGTGCATGCGCTCGGCAAGCGTCTTGGGCACGAGTGCCCAACAGGCCGAGCAGCGCTGCGACGGCTTGAGCTGGCGTGTGTCGTTCAGATGCAGCTGCGTACCAGCTTCTTTCGCTTTGTACGCGAGCATCTGATGCGCCATGCCGAACCCCGCCGAGAGAATCGCTAGGCGTCCAACCCGAAGCGC
This window contains:
- a CDS encoding transposase translates to MLAYKAKEAGTQLHLNDTRQLKPSQRCSACWALVPKTLAERMHICPHWEHVMPRDRSSALAALIDAHAAQQISFRDTPGTGVAARPKSLSPQRGKSKSLTLQTATTADSSASGRRVHDEWAGEGMVGVF